A window from Bacteroidota bacterium encodes these proteins:
- a CDS encoding mandelate racemase/muconate lactonizing enzyme family protein, translating to MSKSRRSFISKAALAAAMTPFATLSTFGQGLTEAIDKAPKSSAPSDLKITDVKCAYSGGGLFVKILTNQDIVGWGEGVDAVGGTYHLVQNMGRALVRRGASPLNPNAIFTQFRANPFGGPQGGMYVAVLSAFDAALWDLCGKALGVPIYQLMGGKYRDKVRVYCDTQLYSVSNPKPEEFAKVARAAVDRGYTAVKFDLDEANDPNRYDRVNWTASLAEVERMYNCMAAVRKEIGPHIDICCDMHARYDAPTGRKVAKVMEPLNLMWLEEPVPADNIDQYKFITQETSTPICGGENFYLTYGFARLLSEGAVDLIMPDLQKCGGLGEGLRIANMANAYFTPFSPHMVGSFLGCMATAHVCAAVPNFHILEWQSQFDTVPKWKEIVKYEGSDKPFIDDKGFLTVLNKPGIGVEINEEGLKKYATQGVPFFE from the coding sequence ATGTCAAAATCAAGAAGATCATTCATATCGAAAGCTGCATTAGCTGCAGCTATGACACCATTTGCAACATTATCAACTTTTGGACAGGGGCTTACAGAAGCAATTGATAAAGCACCAAAGTCTTCGGCGCCATCCGATTTAAAAATTACCGATGTTAAATGCGCTTACTCCGGCGGAGGATTATTTGTAAAAATTCTTACGAACCAGGATATAGTGGGGTGGGGCGAAGGAGTAGATGCCGTTGGCGGAACTTATCATTTAGTTCAGAACATGGGCAGAGCGTTAGTACGAAGAGGAGCAAGTCCTTTAAATCCTAATGCCATTTTTACCCAATTCCGTGCAAATCCTTTTGGAGGACCGCAGGGAGGTATGTATGTAGCTGTGTTAAGCGCTTTTGATGCTGCCTTGTGGGATTTATGCGGGAAAGCATTAGGCGTTCCCATTTACCAATTAATGGGTGGTAAGTATCGTGATAAAGTAAGAGTGTATTGCGATACGCAGTTATACTCTGTCAGCAATCCCAAACCTGAGGAATTTGCAAAAGTGGCAAGAGCTGCAGTTGACAGAGGATATACTGCGGTTAAATTTGATCTTGACGAAGCAAATGATCCTAACAGGTATGACAGAGTCAACTGGACTGCCAGCCTTGCTGAAGTAGAAAGAATGTATAATTGCATGGCTGCTGTCCGGAAAGAAATCGGTCCGCATATTGATATTTGTTGCGATATGCATGCACGATATGATGCACCGACAGGAAGAAAAGTGGCAAAGGTGATGGAGCCTCTGAACCTTATGTGGTTGGAAGAACCTGTTCCCGCAGACAATATTGACCAATATAAATTCATTACACAAGAAACAAGTACGCCAATTTGTGGTGGAGAAAATTTTTATCTGACCTACGGTTTTGCCCGTTTGTTATCAGAAGGAGCAGTCGATTTAATCATGCCTGACCTTCAGAAATGCGGAGGGCTTGGTGAAGGGCTGCGCATAGCAAACATGGCTAATGCTTATTTCACACCTTTTTCGCCGCATATGGTTGGTTCATTCCTTGGTTGCATGGCTACCGCCCATGTTTGCGCAGCAGTTCCTAATTTCCATATTCTGGAATGGCAAAGCCAATTCGATACAGTACCCAAGTGGAAAGAGATTGTTAAGTATGAGGGTAGTGATAAGCCTTTTATTGATGATAAGGGATTTTTGACAGTATTAAACAAACCGGGAATCGGTGTAGAAATAAACGAAGAAGGTTTAAAGAAATATGCTACACAGGGTGTACCATTTTTTGAGTAA